TGATCTGATAGCTTCCGAGAATAATAAGTCCTATGCCAGTTAGTAAAATTGTTATACCACCTAATGGAGCAAAAGGCACGATGGTCAGATATAATGTCCTGTATGTTTCAGCTATAAAATTAATGTCGTGGCTTCTTCTCGCCCTAAACTGGTGAAGCTGCCCGAAAATCAATGCCCCGCCCAGTATAGTAATTCCTATTATGTGAAAAAAGATTAGTATCTGATAAGACATAACTACCGCCTTCTTGTAACG
This window of the Nitrospirota bacterium genome carries:
- a CDS encoding DUF2269 family protein, translating into MSYQILIFFHIIGITILGGALIFGQLHQFRARRSHDINFIAETYRTLYLTIVPFAPLGGITILLTGIGLIILGSYQI